One part of the Phycisphaeraceae bacterium genome encodes these proteins:
- a CDS encoding amidohydrolase, whose amino-acid sequence MPPHFFKIDVHTHILPPDWPDLGEKYGYGRFLRMMKQYDENGCCNGAQLVIDGDKFRYVKPNCFDHAVRLSECDALGVDIQVLSTVPVMFSYWAQPQHTLELSMYLNDHIAEICREHPKRFVGLGTLPMQDPQLACKELERCINDLGLVGIEIGSHIEQPRSADWNLSEPALLPVFETAEKLGAAIFVHPWDMMGEEDMGKYWLPWLVGMPAETARAVCSMIFGGVFERFPKLRVMFAHGGGSFPYTIGRIEHGWNCRPDLVAIDSSHNPWSYLAEPGKPAQFFVDSLVHSRNALRYLIALMDERRVALGSDYPFPLGEEKPGAIIDSMYDLTDQTKQRLLAGTAVEFLQLDAAKYALPAALSPARV is encoded by the coding sequence GTGCCTCCACACTTTTTCAAGATCGATGTCCACACGCACATCCTCCCGCCGGACTGGCCGGACCTCGGTGAGAAGTACGGATACGGTCGCTTCCTGCGCATGATGAAACAGTACGACGAGAACGGCTGCTGCAACGGCGCGCAACTCGTTATCGACGGCGACAAGTTCAGATACGTCAAACCAAACTGCTTCGATCACGCTGTGCGTCTCTCAGAATGCGACGCCCTCGGCGTTGACATCCAGGTGCTCTCGACTGTACCGGTCATGTTCTCGTACTGGGCGCAGCCTCAGCACACGCTCGAACTGAGCATGTACCTCAACGACCATATCGCGGAGATCTGCCGCGAGCATCCAAAGCGCTTTGTCGGGCTCGGTACGCTTCCTATGCAGGATCCGCAGCTTGCGTGCAAGGAACTCGAACGCTGCATCAACGATCTCGGGCTTGTCGGCATCGAGATCGGCAGCCATATCGAGCAGCCACGTTCCGCCGACTGGAACTTATCAGAGCCCGCATTGCTTCCCGTCTTTGAGACGGCTGAGAAACTCGGCGCAGCCATCTTCGTGCATCCGTGGGACATGATGGGCGAGGAGGACATGGGCAAGTACTGGCTGCCGTGGCTGGTCGGCATGCCCGCAGAGACTGCGCGCGCGGTGTGCTCCATGATCTTCGGCGGCGTGTTCGAGCGATTCCCCAAGCTCCGCGTGATGTTCGCGCACGGTGGTGGCTCGTTCCCGTACACGATCGGGCGCATTGAGCACGGGTGGAACTGCCGACCTGACCTCGTCGCGATCGACTCGTCACACAATCCGTGGTCGTATCTTGCAGAGCCGGGCAAGCCAGCGCAGTTCTTTGTGGACTCGCTTGTCCACTCGCGCAACGCGCTGCGGTATCTCATCGCGCTGATGGACGAACGCCGCGTCGCGCTGGGCAGCGACTATCCGTTCCCGCTCGGCGAGGAAAAACCCGGCGCGATTATCGACTCGATGTACGACCTGACCGACCAGACCAAGCAGCGCCTGCTCGCGGGCACAGCGGTCGAGTTCCTGCAGCTTGACGCAGCGAAGTACGCGCTGCCTGCTGCCCTTTCACCTGCACGCGTATGA
- the xseB gene encoding exodeoxyribonuclease VII small subunit, translated as MAKKSTKPADTLDPKDMSFEQAMAELEDVVQSMESEVVSINHSIDQYNRGVQLVSRCKELLGFAEQRFEEIKKQHESANEDDD; from the coding sequence ATGGCGAAGAAGTCCACCAAACCAGCAGACACGCTCGATCCGAAGGACATGAGCTTCGAGCAGGCAATGGCCGAGCTCGAAGACGTTGTGCAGTCGATGGAGTCCGAGGTTGTCTCGATCAACCACTCGATCGATCAGTACAACCGTGGCGTGCAGCTTGTCAGCCGGTGCAAGGAACTGCTCGGGTTTGCCGAACAGCGCTTCGAAGAAATCAAGAAGCAGCACGAAAGCGCAAATGAAGATGATGATTAA
- a CDS encoding leucine-rich repeat domain-containing protein, translating into MAAKDRNETPVERTRRIVRETIERARAEEWTHLAFVPPEVWNPNHQRDYRDELREHGWPQQCIVDVDVPLDTDSIKGLCDLRCLTTLDLGFSSIGVEGARHLAQLTNLTRLNLEGNSIGDEGARHLAQLTNLTRLNLEGNSIGDEGARHLAQLTSLATLHLGHNSVGPDGAGHLAQLTSLATLHLGHNSIGPDGARHLAQLTNLTTLELGANSVGDDGARHLARLTSLAKLDLGGNSIGDDGARYLAQLTSLETLYLEGNSIGDDGARHLAQLTSLVTLDLGGNSISDDGARHIAQLASLARLYLERNSVGNKGARHLAQLTKMATLYLGGNSVGDEGARHLAQLTNLATLDLQSNSVGNKGAQHLAQLTNLATLNLGDNSVGPDGAGYLAQLTNLATLDLGGNSIGDEGARHLAHLSNLTSLNLVDNSIGDEGARHIAQLSNLTSLNLVHNSIGDEGARHIAQLTNLASLDLERNSVGDEGAEHLAQLTNLATLYLGDNSVGDEGTGHLAKLIHLTTLDLSGNSITSLPHEFGRLKRLRQFSLHNNPLTPELARVVETHQSLLSYIRGLGDGDPSHSVRFDEAKLLLVGSGDVGKTWLLQALQGKVPKNKGSTKGIEIARERLNLPHPTPTDDEPERMIHFNCWDFGGQEHYQITHQIFFSRKAVYLLVWKPRPHLDADLTERLERIHLSAGPTARVLIVSTHADENVPANIGWDALKQRFGDLLYGEGSYAVSSKDGPDGKGIAELSDAIAQAASELEDMDTPYPSRWIEASRRVREQDKPYLSLSEFADVCESAEVEADDVGLVASVMDDLGQVTYFEQAADETPEDTHNIVILRPEWLAQAVTFVLEDEHTSKKSGRLEHKRLKHIWKKSKETGCPGYPTQLHPLFLWLMWRFDIAYPMAGEGERISLVPEMIQRNQPDNLYWKPSDTPAQRQAVIICSMREDAPAGMVPAMTAAIHPHRAPDAPQQGAEALDSNWRNGFFLCTAKRGQAFAELVDREFRFTVRDEYPACLARSLRGTLAQLIKERWPNLKHNFTVPCMHRGDADNPCENAFRYEYVEEKRNQVIECQACENTMYANALLEGFDPGKAEIERKLREIQLSQLLLLKGQRELRDGQIALMNQSLHLFRDMMDPYNQIVRRAPSLLTILPPEGSGGWNIARRVMYKSMHICCWCEHKDGPHPIHPIGMCEPPNFDIDVPKNWLVRAAPYISWATMLVKAFIPIGTGAVRVGLEDYVSEQLDKSLDLIDAVGDALPNSKIDLGEVEHLPSSHAVRPEINSLEYIQEILMKNVPPSPNRWGGLRCVLTKSGQYAWLCPQHAAMEHPPALRQL; encoded by the coding sequence ATGGCTGCAAAGGATCGTAACGAAACACCGGTAGAGCGGACCCGTCGCATCGTGCGCGAGACGATCGAGCGCGCGAGGGCAGAAGAGTGGACACACCTTGCGTTCGTGCCCCCGGAGGTATGGAACCCTAACCACCAGCGCGACTATCGAGATGAGCTGCGAGAGCATGGTTGGCCACAGCAGTGCATTGTGGACGTGGATGTGCCACTCGATACCGATAGTATCAAAGGCCTGTGTGATCTTCGGTGCCTGACCACGCTTGATCTCGGGTTTAGCTCGATCGGCGTCGAGGGCGCTCGGCACCTCGCACAGCTCACTAATCTGACGCGACTGAACCTTGAGGGTAACTCGATCGGCGACGAGGGCGCTCGGCACCTCGCACAGCTCACTAATCTGACGCGACTGAACCTTGAGGGTAACTCGATCGGCGACGAGGGCGCTCGGCACCTCGCGCAGCTCACCAGTCTGGCGACACTACACCTCGGGCACAACTCGGTCGGCCCGGATGGCGCAGGGCACCTCGCACAGCTCACTAGTCTGGCGACGCTACATCTCGGGCACAACTCGATTGGCCCGGATGGCGCTCGGCACCTCGCACAGCTCACCAATCTCACAACTCTTGAACTTGGGGCCAACTCGGTCGGCGACGATGGCGCTCGGCACCTCGCGCGGCTCACCAGTCTGGCGAAGCTCGACCTTGGGGGCAACTCGATCGGCGACGATGGCGCTCGGTACCTCGCGCAGCTCACCAGTCTGGAAACGCTGTACCTCGAGGGCAACTCGATCGGCGACGATGGCGCTCGGCACCTCGCGCAGCTCACCAGTCTGGTGACGCTCGACCTCGGGGGCAACTCGATCAGCGACGATGGCGCTCGGCACATCGCGCAGCTCGCCAGTCTGGCGAGACTGTACCTCGAGCGCAACTCGGTTGGCAACAAGGGGGCTCGGCACCTCGCACAGCTCACCAAAATGGCTACGCTGTACCTCGGGGGTAACTCGGTTGGCGACGAGGGGGCTCGACACCTCGCACAGCTCACCAATCTGGCGACGCTCGACCTCCAGAGCAACTCGGTTGGCAACAAGGGGGCTCAGCACCTCGCGCAGCTCACCAACCTGGCGACGCTCAACCTCGGGGACAACTCGGTCGGCCCGGATGGCGCTGGTTACCTCGCACAGCTCACCAATCTGGCAACGCTCGACCTCGGGGGGAACTCGATCGGCGACGAGGGCGCTCGGCACCTCGCACATCTCTCCAATCTGACGAGCCTGAACCTCGTGGACAACTCGATCGGCGACGAGGGCGCTCGGCATATCGCACAGCTCTCCAATCTGACGAGCCTGAACCTCGTGCACAATTCGATCGGCGACGAGGGCGCTCGGCATATCGCACAACTCACGAATCTGGCGTCGCTCGACCTCGAGCGCAACTCGGTTGGTGACGAGGGTGCGGAGCACCTCGCGCAACTCACCAATCTGGCGACGTTGTACCTCGGGGACAACTCGGTTGGCGACGAGGGTACGGGGCACCTCGCCAAGCTCATTCATCTGACAACGCTGGACCTCTCGGGTAACAGCATCACTTCGTTGCCACACGAGTTTGGGCGACTGAAACGTCTTCGACAGTTCTCTCTGCACAATAATCCGCTTACGCCCGAACTTGCGCGTGTAGTGGAAACGCATCAATCCCTGCTTAGCTATATCCGCGGCCTTGGTGATGGTGACCCCTCACACAGCGTTCGTTTCGACGAGGCGAAGCTGCTGCTCGTTGGTTCTGGCGACGTTGGAAAGACATGGCTGCTGCAGGCACTGCAAGGGAAGGTTCCAAAGAATAAAGGATCGACAAAGGGCATTGAGATCGCGCGTGAACGTCTTAATCTGCCGCATCCGACTCCAACAGATGATGAGCCCGAACGCATGATCCATTTCAACTGCTGGGACTTTGGTGGGCAGGAGCATTACCAGATCACACATCAGATCTTCTTCTCGCGCAAAGCGGTCTACCTGCTTGTGTGGAAGCCACGGCCGCACCTTGATGCCGATCTGACAGAGCGGCTAGAGCGAATCCATCTCAGTGCTGGCCCAACTGCGCGAGTCCTTATCGTGTCGACGCACGCGGATGAGAATGTACCTGCAAATATTGGTTGGGATGCGCTGAAGCAGCGATTTGGTGATTTGCTGTACGGCGAAGGCAGCTATGCGGTCAGCAGCAAGGATGGACCAGACGGCAAGGGTATTGCCGAACTCAGCGATGCAATTGCGCAAGCCGCATCGGAGCTTGAAGATATGGACACTCCATATCCATCGCGATGGATCGAGGCCTCAAGGCGAGTACGCGAGCAGGACAAGCCGTATCTCTCACTCTCTGAGTTTGCAGATGTGTGCGAGAGCGCAGAAGTGGAAGCAGATGATGTCGGTCTTGTTGCCAGTGTCATGGATGATCTTGGGCAGGTTACGTATTTCGAGCAGGCGGCCGATGAGACGCCGGAAGACACGCACAACATTGTCATCCTTCGTCCCGAGTGGCTCGCCCAGGCTGTGACGTTCGTGCTTGAGGATGAACATACGAGCAAGAAGTCCGGCAGACTTGAGCACAAGCGTCTCAAGCATATCTGGAAGAAAAGCAAAGAGACCGGTTGCCCCGGCTATCCAACGCAACTCCATCCATTGTTCCTCTGGTTGATGTGGCGATTTGACATTGCCTATCCAATGGCAGGAGAAGGTGAACGAATCAGCCTCGTTCCAGAAATGATCCAGCGCAACCAACCCGACAACTTGTACTGGAAGCCATCCGACACACCTGCCCAACGGCAAGCAGTGATCATCTGCTCAATGCGTGAAGATGCACCAGCCGGTATGGTTCCGGCCATGACAGCTGCTATTCATCCACACCGGGCACCAGATGCTCCACAACAAGGCGCAGAGGCGCTGGACAGCAACTGGCGAAATGGCTTCTTTCTTTGCACAGCCAAGCGTGGTCAGGCGTTCGCTGAGTTGGTTGATCGGGAGTTTCGCTTTACAGTGCGTGATGAATATCCGGCGTGTCTTGCTCGCAGCCTTCGCGGTACACTTGCGCAACTCATCAAAGAGCGATGGCCCAATCTTAAGCACAACTTTACAGTCCCGTGCATGCACCGCGGCGATGCCGACAATCCTTGCGAGAATGCTTTCCGATATGAATATGTGGAAGAAAAGCGAAATCAGGTAATAGAGTGCCAGGCGTGTGAGAACACAATGTATGCAAATGCACTGCTCGAAGGCTTTGATCCGGGTAAGGCGGAGATTGAGCGGAAACTTCGAGAAATACAACTGAGCCAGCTATTGCTTCTGAAGGGACAAAGGGAACTTCGTGATGGCCAGATTGCTCTGATGAACCAGTCATTGCATCTGTTCCGAGATATGATGGATCCATACAACCAGATTGTGCGTAGAGCACCGTCGTTGCTCACCATCTTGCCACCGGAGGGAAGTGGAGGCTGGAACATCGCAAGGCGAGTTATGTACAAGTCCATGCACATTTGCTGTTGGTGTGAACATAAGGATGGACCACATCCGATCCATCCCATTGGTATGTGTGAACCACCAAACTTCGATATTGATGTGCCAAAGAACTGGCTTGTCCGAGCAGCACCATATATCTCGTGGGCAACAATGCTTGTCAAGGCGTTTATCCCAATAGGCACTGGCGCTGTCAGGGTTGGTCTTGAAGATTACGTCAGCGAACAGCTCGATAAGAGTCTCGATCTGATAGATGCGGTAGGGGACGCACTGCCTAATAGCAAAATAGATCTAGGTGAAGTTGAACATCTGCCGAGTAGTCACGCTGTACGGCCCGAAATCAACAGCCTCGAATATATCCAAGAGATACTCATGAAAAACGTCCCACCCTCGCCGAATCGCTGGGGTGGTTTGCGTTGTGTGCTAACCAAATCCGGCCAATATGCGTGGCTTTGTCCACAGCACGCAGCTATGGAGCATCCGCCAGCACTTCGACAACTGTAA
- a CDS encoding leucine-rich repeat domain-containing protein yields the protein MTDTRSKEIQEEHVQRIVRDTVSRARKEQWTHLAFLSPNSVSPNGTSSAGSSNDNQAKWRETLLGQGWPDHCIVDMNVVPDINIITMDLCDLPHLVALHLRGNSVCADGAAQVARLTNLRSLDLGGNTIGADGAKHLGGLTHLETLDLGSNWIGDEGAAHLSRLTNLTTLNLRDNSISEAGAEYLARLTKLTKLDLRNNSIGDAGAHHLSQLANLTELDLGGNAIGNDGAQSLSQLANLLTLDLVSNCVGDDGAEHLSGLKNLRTLNLANNSIGNAGAEHLSRMTGVRELHLGGNLVGDTGAEYLSRLTSLRTLDLSYNRIGDAGTERLSHLAKRTAINLSDNSSITSLPRAEQ from the coding sequence ATGACTGACACACGCAGCAAAGAGATACAGGAAGAGCATGTCCAGCGCATTGTGCGCGACACGGTCAGCCGCGCGAGAAAAGAACAGTGGACACATCTTGCATTTCTGAGTCCAAATAGTGTAAGTCCGAACGGTACAAGTTCGGCTGGAAGCAGTAACGACAATCAGGCGAAGTGGCGCGAAACACTGCTCGGGCAGGGCTGGCCCGACCATTGCATCGTGGACATGAATGTGGTCCCTGATATCAACATCATCACGATGGACCTGTGCGATCTCCCTCATCTGGTGGCGCTGCATCTCAGGGGCAACTCGGTCTGCGCCGATGGAGCAGCGCAGGTTGCGCGACTTACGAACCTCAGGTCGCTCGACCTCGGAGGCAACACGATCGGCGCGGATGGTGCAAAGCATCTTGGCGGGCTGACTCATCTGGAAACGCTCGACCTCGGAAGCAACTGGATCGGTGATGAGGGAGCAGCACACCTGTCGCGTCTGACGAATCTGACAACGCTCAACCTCAGAGACAACTCGATCAGTGAAGCAGGGGCGGAATACTTAGCGCGCCTGACCAAGCTGACGAAGCTCGATCTTCGGAACAACTCGATCGGCGACGCTGGTGCGCACCACCTGTCACAACTTGCGAACCTCACAGAACTCGATCTCGGCGGCAATGCCATCGGCAATGACGGCGCACAGTCTCTGTCGCAGCTTGCCAACCTGCTGACGCTCGATCTTGTGAGCAACTGTGTAGGCGACGATGGCGCGGAGCATCTGTCAGGCCTGAAGAATCTGCGGACGCTCAACCTCGCGAACAACTCGATCGGTAACGCGGGGGCGGAGCATCTGTCGCGCATGACCGGTGTGCGTGAGCTTCACCTCGGGGGGAACCTGGTCGGTGATACAGGTGCTGAGTACCTGTCACGCCTGACCAGCCTGCGAACGCTTGATCTCAGTTACAACAGGATCGGCGATGCAGGGACTGAGCGTCTTTCGCACCTTGCCAAACGTACAGCGATCAATCTCAGTGACAACAGCAGCATCACCTCGTTGCCACGCGCAGAACAATAA
- a CDS encoding dual specificity protein phosphatase family protein, translated as MPRRIQTSLCALWLGAFFIAPLTLTGCAQSHEANITKDNSAENIPDIDPPHLHRDGNLLFAAQPDETTIQTLPSEGVTTVINFRTQSEMDERVPFDEADIVTNAGMQYIHIPLGGGVDEEPGYDPEDVDRLAEVLDRAQGNVLLHCASGGRARTIWTAYLIKYKRLSERDAIFRAQRAGQPPSSLDRLLGRESVYEPIEDDK; from the coding sequence ATGCCGCGCAGGATTCAGACTTCGTTGTGCGCACTCTGGCTGGGTGCATTTTTCATCGCGCCGCTCACGCTGACCGGCTGCGCGCAAAGCCACGAAGCAAACATCACGAAAGATAACTCAGCAGAGAACATCCCCGACATCGATCCGCCCCACCTGCACCGCGATGGCAATCTGCTCTTCGCTGCACAGCCCGACGAGACCACGATCCAAACGCTTCCGAGCGAGGGCGTGACAACGGTCATCAACTTCCGAACACAAAGCGAGATGGACGAGCGTGTTCCCTTCGACGAAGCCGACATCGTGACAAACGCAGGCATGCAGTACATCCACATTCCACTGGGCGGCGGGGTCGATGAGGAACCTGGGTACGACCCGGAGGATGTTGATCGCTTGGCCGAGGTACTCGATCGCGCTCAAGGCAATGTGCTGCTGCACTGCGCCTCGGGCGGGCGCGCACGCACGATCTGGACCGCGTACCTCATCAAGTACAAGAGGCTCTCGGAGCGCGATGCGATCTTCCGCGCGCAGCGTGCCGGCCAGCCGCCGAGTTCGCTCGATCGACTCCTCGGGCGCGAGAGTGTGTACGAGCCGATCGAAGACGATAAGTAG